The proteins below are encoded in one region of Balaenoptera acutorostrata chromosome 11, mBalAcu1.1, whole genome shotgun sequence:
- the ARF3 gene encoding ADP-ribosylation factor 3: protein MGNIFGNLLKSLIGKKEMRILMVGLDAAGKTTILYKLKLGEIVTTIPTIGFNVETVEYKNISFTVWDVGGQDKIRPLWRHYFQNTQGLIFVVDSNDRERVNEAREELMRMLAEDELRDAVLLVFANKQDLPNAMNAAEITDKLGLHSLRHRNWYIQATCATSGDGLYEGLDWLANQLKNKK from the exons ATGGGTAATATCTTTGGAAACCTTCTCAAGAGCCTGATTGGGAAGAAGGAGATGCGCATCCTGATGGTGGGCCTGGATGCCGCAGGAAAGACCACCATCCTGTACAAGCTAAAACTGGGCGAGATcgtcaccaccatccccaccattg GGTTCAACGTGGAGACAGTGGAGTACAAGAACATCAGCTTCACAGTTTGGGATGTGGGTGGCCAGGACAAGATTCGGCCTCTCTGGAGACACTACTTCCAGAACACCCAAG GGTTGATATTTGTGGTCGACAGCAATGATCGGGAGCGAGTAAATGAGGCCCGGGAGGAGCTGATGAGGATGCTGGCAGAGGATGAGCTCCGGGACGCTGTGCTCCTTGTCTTTGCAAACAAACAG GATTTGCCTAATGCTATGAACGCTGCTGAGATCACAGACAAGTTGGGCCTGCATTCCCTGCGTCACCGCAACTGGTACATTCAGGCCACCTGTGCCACCAGCGGGGACGGGCTGTACGAAGGCCTGGACTGGCTGGCCAATCAGCTCAAAAACAAGAAGTGA